The genomic segment GACGGGGGCGGGTTCGTCGGCTCGTGGGGTCGAAGCCGGGACGAACCGTGCTTTCAAGGTCACAGAGGTCTTCGGCATCAAACCTCTGCTCCTTTAGAGAATGATCACGATTTAGTGAGTAACAATCCGTGCAATTCGGACACGTCTTCGATCATTCGAAGACCGAACGGTGTCGCTTCGCGTCGATACAAGGCCGAAAGTGGCCGTATCGACAAAGAGATGGTTTCCATCGGCGTGGCGAGGACGCGAAAAAGGACCGCACGCCCCACGGCGTACGGCCCTTGCTCCAGTGCTACGAGGTGCTACGAGGTGCTACGAGGTGTTGCGAGATGCTGCGAGGTGCTACGAAGCGTTCAGCGGGACTGCGGCCCCCGCCGCTGCGGCAGCGTCACCACCGCCGCGTCCCCGGGGTCGGCCCCCGGAGGCAGCCCCGCGATCTGGGCGAGCAGATCGCACCACGAGGCGAGATGCGCGGCGGTGTCGGGGACGCCGCCCAGGACCTCGCGCGGGGTCCAGGACGCCCGGATCTCGATCTGCGACGCGGCCGGCCGCGTCGCCAGCCCGCCGAAGTAGTGCGAGCTCGCTCGCGTCACCGTCCCGCTCGGCTCCCCGTACGACAGCCCCCGGGACTGCAGCGCGCCCGTCAGCCACGACCAGCACACCTCCGGCAGCAGCGGATCGGCCGCCATCTCGGGCTCCAGCTCCGCACGGACCAGGGTCACCAGCCGGAAGGTGCCCTGCCAGGCGTCGTGGCCCGCCGGGTCGTGCAGCAGGACGAGCCGGCCGTCGGCCAGATCCTC from the Streptomyces sp. NBC_00310 genome contains:
- a CDS encoding DUF3000 domain-containing protein; amino-acid sequence: MAAAQGRLSDGAGGMDDAKEGERDATETAPLPFRSAVEALRATRPRPEIEIESTKPPQRLAPYAYALEAAVVEGDEDLADGRLVLLHDPAGHDAWQGTFRLVTLVRAELEPEMAADPLLPEVCWSWLTGALQSRGLSYGEPSGTVTRASSHYFGGLATRPAASQIEIRASWTPREVLGGVPDTAAHLASWCDLLAQIAGLPPGADPGDAAVVTLPQRRGPQSR